In Notamacropus eugenii isolate mMacEug1 chromosome 1, mMacEug1.pri_v2, whole genome shotgun sequence, one genomic interval encodes:
- the LOC140520704 gene encoding XK-related protein 6, whose product MYLGIQSQRQKEHQRRFYWAMMYEYADVNMLRLLETFLESAPQLVLQLCIMIQKNSAETLPCVSSVTSLMSLAWVLASYHKLLRDSRDDKKSMSYRGALIQLFWRLFTISSRVISFALFASIFQLYFGIFVVVHWCAMAFWIIHGGTDFCMSKWEEILFNMVVGIVYIFCWFNVKEGRTRYRMFAYYTVVLTENAALTFLWYFYRNPETTDSYAVPALCCVFLSFVAGIALMLLYYGVLHPMGPRAKIFASSCCAELLWGIPLPPDVEPMAPQTPGYRGTQVTPTRAVTEQQEDLTADTCLPVFQVRPMVPSTPSGRPYYPEGPLIKIDMPRKRYPAWDAHFVDRRLRRTINILQYVTPTAVGIRYRDGPLLYELLQYESSL is encoded by the exons ATGTACCTGGGGATTCAGAGCCAGCGGCAGAAGGAACACCAGCGACGCTTTTATTGGGCTATGATGTACGAATATGCAGATGTCAATATGTTACGCCTCCTGGAGACCTTCCTGGAGAGCGCCCCCCAACTGGTGCTACAGCTCTGTATAATGATTCAAAAGAACAGCGCTGAAACGCTGCCCT GTGTCTCCTCTGTGACCTCCCTGATGTCCCTGGCTTGGGTGCTAGCCTCCTATCACAAGCTTCTACGGGACTCCAGGGATGACAAGAAGAGCATGAGCTACCGAGGGGCCCTCATCCAGCTCTTCTGGCGGCTCTTCACCATCTCATCCAGAGTTATCTCCTTTGCCCTCTTTGCTTCCATCTTCCAGCTCTACTTTGGGATCTTTGTTGTGGTTCACTGGTGTGCCATGGCCTTCTGGATCATCCATGGTGGGACAGACTTCTGCATGTCCAAGTGGGAGGAGATCCTCTTCAATATGGTGGTAGGGATTGTGTACATTTTCTGCTGGTTTAACGTCAAGGAAGGGCGGACTCGATATCGAATGTTTGCATATTACACGGTAGTCTTGACAGAGAATGCTGCCTTGACGTTCCTTTGGTATTTTTACAGAAACCCTGAGACCACTGACTCCTATGCTGTGCCAGCACTGTGTTGTGTCTTTCTTAGCTTTGTGGCTGGGATAGCTCTGATGCTCTTATATTATGGTGTGTTGCATCCCATGGGGCCACGAGCTAAGATCTTTGCCAGCTCCTGTTGCGCCGAGCTGCTCTGGGGCATCCCTTTGCCCCCCGACGTTGAGCCCATGGCGCCTCAGACCCCTGGGTACCGGGGGACCCAGGTCACGCCCACCAGAGCCGTCACGGAACAACAGGAGGATCTCACGGCTGACACTTGCTTGCCTGTTTTTCAAGTGAGACCCATGGTGCCCTCTACCCCGTCGGGGCGTCCTTACTATCCAGAAGGGCCCCTCATTAAGATTGACATGCCCAGAAAGAGATACCCTGCATGGGATGCCCATTTTGTAGACAGGAGGTTGAGAAGGACTATCAACATTCTGCAGTATGTCACTCCCACAGCTGTAGGCATTCGGTATCGAGATGGACCGCTCCTCTATGAGTTGTTACAGTATGAGTCTTCACTTTAA